From a single Nicotiana tomentosiformis chromosome 2, ASM39032v3, whole genome shotgun sequence genomic region:
- the LOC138905464 gene encoding uncharacterized protein, which translates to MKNHDNRPTGSTPLPEVDEVYSYYAKRGKGRRPIHGRGQGRNFPGVNHPPKKNNHQKWKGKDEKPKANSSETECYRCGGKGHWANIYRTPRYLVELYQASLNNKCPEANFLSHNEFDIIHLDVADFFEHPDGKIDHLIGDGSVVKDN; encoded by the coding sequence ATGAAAAATCACGATAATCGACCCACTGGGTCTACACCATTGCCTGAAGTGGATGAGGTGTATTCCTATTATGCTAAGCGTGGAAAAGGCCGTCGCCCTATTCATGGTCGTGGACAAGGAAGAAATTTTCCTGGTGTTAATCACCccccaaagaaaaataaccaccaaaagtgGAAAGGGAAAGATGAGAAGCCAAAAGCAAATAGTTCAGAAACTGAATGCTATCGTTGCGGTGGAAAAGGACATTGGGCAAATATTTATCGTACACCAAGAtatttggttgagctttatcaagcatctCTAAATAATAAATGCCCTGAAGCTAATTTTCTCTCTCACAATGAATTTGACATCATCCACTTAGATGTGGCTGACTTCTTTGAGCACCCTGATGGAAAAATAGATCACTTGATCGGTGATGGATCTGTGGTTAAAGATAATTGA